One Natrinema halophilum genomic window carries:
- a CDS encoding helix-turn-helix domain-containing protein yields the protein MSLYEASFRVKHDCPYREISEHHPDLTIREWYLSDCQVIEITSAESPTDDLLDAIDQIGTVLHKSIDESGLHVVTQSCLCSLEDSIIERFEEYNCLYQPPTIHRQGWEHYTVIAFSETDVRDLLRDLEADRDVEVLSKTAMTEQQIPHSMLAPVDQLFEDATERQLAALRLALERGYYEQPRKTSLRELADQTAVARSTYEEHLRKAENKLLTNAGQFLRLVTATSAGNPLQVDRTNQTEPAAE from the coding sequence ATGAGCTTGTACGAGGCCTCGTTCCGGGTCAAACACGACTGCCCGTACCGAGAAATCTCGGAACATCATCCGGATCTCACGATCCGCGAGTGGTATCTGAGCGACTGTCAGGTGATCGAGATCACGTCCGCAGAATCGCCGACTGACGATTTACTCGACGCAATCGACCAGATAGGAACGGTCCTTCACAAATCGATCGACGAGTCCGGGCTCCACGTCGTCACACAGTCGTGTCTCTGTTCGTTGGAGGACTCCATCATCGAACGGTTCGAGGAGTACAACTGCCTGTACCAGCCGCCGACGATTCACCGACAGGGATGGGAGCACTACACGGTTATCGCGTTTTCCGAGACCGACGTTCGAGACCTCCTCCGCGATCTCGAGGCTGATCGCGACGTCGAGGTGCTCTCGAAGACGGCGATGACGGAACAGCAGATCCCACACAGTATGTTGGCCCCGGTCGATCAGTTGTTCGAAGACGCGACAGAGCGACAGCTAGCGGCGCTTCGGCTGGCGCTGGAACGCGGGTACTACGAGCAACCGCGGAAGACGTCGCTCCGCGAGCTGGCAGATCAGACCGCCGTCGCTCGTTCAACGTACGAAGAACACCTGCGGAAGGCTGAGAACAAACTCCTGACGAACGCGGGGCAGTTCTTGCGATTGGTCACCGCAACGTCGGCGGGAAATCCGCTGCAAGTCGACCGGACGAATCAGACCGAACCGGCGGCCGAGTAG
- a CDS encoding potassium channel family protein, with the protein MYIVIVGAGDIGMPLIDIATRSGNEVVVVERDEKRADHVAGQYDCMVLNEDATVNNVLADAGIEQADGLISTTDRDATNIMVSLLAQEYEVPAIVSVVHDPEHMNVFRQIGVNTMENPQELIAEYLYRAVARPAIVDYMRIGDRAEVFEIRVTENAPIAGKTLSETADEDLLPDDVLVVAIERDGQDPPLTPQGSTRIEVDDLLTVYSGFGATPDLTDIFGHPEDRVY; encoded by the coding sequence ATGTATATCGTCATCGTCGGTGCGGGGGACATCGGAATGCCGCTCATCGATATCGCGACTCGCTCTGGTAACGAAGTCGTCGTGGTCGAGCGCGACGAGAAACGTGCCGACCACGTCGCTGGCCAATACGACTGCATGGTCCTCAACGAGGATGCAACGGTCAACAACGTGCTCGCGGACGCTGGTATTGAGCAAGCCGACGGGCTGATTAGCACGACCGATCGGGATGCGACTAACATCATGGTCAGTTTGCTCGCTCAGGAATACGAGGTGCCGGCAATCGTCTCAGTCGTCCACGATCCTGAACACATGAATGTGTTCCGCCAGATCGGCGTCAACACGATGGAAAACCCCCAAGAACTCATCGCCGAGTATCTGTACCGAGCAGTTGCCCGGCCGGCGATCGTTGACTACATGCGCATCGGCGACCGGGCAGAAGTGTTCGAGATTCGCGTCACCGAGAACGCACCGATCGCCGGCAAAACCCTCAGTGAAACAGCCGACGAGGATCTCCTTCCCGATGACGTGCTGGTCGTCGCGATTGAACGCGACGGACAGGATCCACCGCTCACTCCGCAGGGAAGTACACGGATCGAAGTCGACGATTTGCTCACTGTCTATTCGGGCTTCGGAGCGACGCCCGACCTCACCGACATATTCGGCCATCCCGAAGATAGAGTATACTGA
- a CDS encoding universal stress protein produces the protein MHSLTEHAVVPVADEDDARATATVLKRHRFDQITVVHVVEKGDGAPDKLPLEQAESRAADAFAAFRELIPDVQEEILYSRSVVDAVIDFAADVDASAIAFRPRGGSRVVQFLSGDKALKLITEADRPVIALQEEEVTDDG, from the coding sequence ATGCACTCACTCACGGAGCACGCGGTGGTGCCAGTCGCCGATGAGGACGACGCCCGCGCCACGGCGACGGTCCTCAAACGGCATCGATTCGATCAGATAACAGTCGTCCATGTCGTCGAAAAGGGTGACGGCGCTCCCGATAAGCTACCGCTCGAGCAGGCAGAATCAAGGGCGGCAGATGCGTTCGCTGCATTTCGTGAACTCATCCCCGATGTACAGGAGGAAATCTTGTACTCGAGAAGCGTCGTCGATGCCGTCATCGATTTCGCAGCGGACGTCGATGCCAGCGCGATCGCGTTTCGGCCCCGCGGCGGCAGTCGCGTCGTCCAGTTCCTCTCTGGAGATAAAGCGCTGAAACTGATCACGGAGGCTGATCGACCCGTTATTGCACTTCAGGAGGAGGAAGTCACAGATGACGGTTGA
- a CDS encoding TrkH family potassium uptake protein, which yields MNEAMETIGRDLGRMLEALSGLLFVSLLVPLVWDEYWAIPALIVSGLLPLGIGFALTSQFREATQPGKLHGMIIAATGWLLVAVFGSLPFLLIAWTVELGLPVVETPSQTETLAAFTEPLNALFESMSGFTGTGLTMTDNEAVLPRTLQWWRSFIEWVGGVGVIVLTTAILARPGSGSLTLYESEARSERIHPSVVSTVQTIWWIFILFTFVSILLLWVVGMPLWGAINHAMTGLSTGGFSITDNSIATYDSAAIDFALLPIMMLGSIAFPVHYLILQGDLRNFYADLQTRWVFIYMSAGTLALTALVYVSGTYKSLFAAFRYGSFQFISAATCAGFQTAVDATNVALGRWPAQAQLTVVFGMIVGGAAGSTVGGIKLIRALTLLKGIRFRIADIFYPTTAVRRLEINGRRLNDQEMRQEFEEAAIIGLLWFVFLGLGLFVLLLVLPQGEYALENVIFEVASAQGNVGLSSGITGPDSLPAVGKVTFMFNMWIGRLEIIPVLVTLRTIFSRGGLYQ from the coding sequence ATGAACGAAGCGATGGAAACGATCGGCCGGGATCTCGGGCGGATGCTCGAGGCGCTGTCCGGACTGCTGTTCGTCTCGCTACTGGTGCCGCTGGTCTGGGACGAATACTGGGCGATCCCGGCGCTGATCGTCTCTGGGTTGCTTCCGTTGGGTATCGGCTTTGCGCTGACGTCGCAGTTTCGCGAAGCGACCCAGCCCGGGAAATTACACGGGATGATCATCGCCGCAACCGGCTGGCTGCTCGTCGCGGTCTTCGGATCGCTCCCTTTCCTCCTGATCGCGTGGACAGTCGAACTCGGGCTGCCAGTCGTCGAGACGCCGTCGCAGACGGAGACGCTCGCGGCGTTTACCGAGCCGCTGAACGCGCTTTTCGAGAGCATGAGCGGCTTCACCGGGACCGGGCTGACGATGACCGACAACGAAGCGGTGCTGCCGCGCACGCTGCAGTGGTGGCGCTCGTTCATCGAGTGGGTCGGCGGCGTCGGCGTAATCGTCCTCACGACGGCGATCCTCGCCCGCCCCGGCAGCGGCTCGTTGACCCTCTACGAGAGCGAAGCACGGTCCGAGCGCATCCATCCGAGCGTCGTCTCGACGGTTCAGACCATCTGGTGGATCTTCATCCTCTTTACGTTCGTCTCGATCCTCCTGCTCTGGGTCGTCGGCATGCCGCTATGGGGCGCGATCAACCACGCGATGACTGGTCTGTCGACCGGCGGGTTCTCGATCACCGACAACTCGATCGCCACCTACGACAGCGCCGCCATCGACTTCGCGCTCCTGCCGATTATGATGCTCGGTAGTATCGCGTTCCCCGTCCACTACCTCATCCTCCAGGGCGACCTGCGAAACTTCTATGCGGACCTCCAGACGCGATGGGTGTTCATCTACATGAGTGCCGGGACGCTCGCGCTCACCGCGCTCGTCTACGTCAGCGGAACGTACAAATCGCTGTTCGCGGCGTTTCGGTACGGCTCGTTCCAGTTCATCTCGGCGGCGACCTGCGCCGGCTTCCAGACCGCCGTCGACGCGACCAACGTGGCGCTTGGCCGGTGGCCGGCCCAGGCACAGCTCACCGTGGTGTTCGGCATGATCGTCGGCGGTGCGGCCGGCTCGACGGTCGGCGGAATCAAGCTCATCCGGGCGCTCACGCTGCTGAAGGGGATTCGGTTTCGTATCGCCGACATCTTTTATCCGACGACGGCCGTCCGGCGATTAGAAATCAACGGTCGGCGGCTCAACGACCAAGAAATGCGCCAAGAGTTCGAGGAAGCGGCGATCATCGGGCTCCTCTGGTTCGTCTTCCTCGGACTCGGGCTGTTCGTACTCCTGCTGGTTCTCCCACAAGGCGAGTACGCCCTCGAGAACGTGATCTTCGAGGTTGCCAGCGCGCAGGGCAACGTCGGGCTCTCGTCGGGGATCACTGGCCCTGACTCACTACCGGCAGTTGGGAAGGTCACGTTTATGTTCAATATGTGGATCGGCCGCCTCGAGATCATCCCCGTTCTGGTGACGCTTCGGACGATCTTCAGTCGTGGAGGGCTATACCAATGA
- a CDS encoding amino acid permease translates to MSSGEQELARDLGFLEAYTIGLGTMIGAGIFVLPSIAADQAGPASMISFFLGGTISLMAALSLSELATGMPKAGGSYYYVNRALGPFFGSIIGWGMWAGLTFASAFYMIGFGQYLLPGLGQYVGFLAGWGQVGITVAALVMAAFLTAVNYYGVKETGALQNVIVLTLVGLIFAFLGLGILSGPTLGEFNPEGWPAVAATIGTVYVTFIGFEVIATSAEEIKNPSRNLPLAMIASVVTPTLMYVGVMFVSTGTLSIEVLSSSPIPVADVAEVFFGPLGALLMIVGAVLATVSSANASILSAARVNFAMGRDRILVNWLNEVHDRFRTPYRSITATGIITLALIAIGVGVGTLAEVASFMYLVTYALVHVAVVVLRRADPDDYDPSFRIPGLVYPIVPIVGAIACLAVLFQMSVEWVPAELGVAGVRLSLPVTPTPVGAIGTVIVLGGVLWYRFYARDRALSESLLGEAIAPEPTPVADGNGQYRVVVPVANPETERDLLRMAAASAHAHDADNAEVIAVNVIEVPQQTSLSQDLAFEEERVERQQQLLDAARDIAAGLDVGLRTRAIVGRDAGSAILDVIEDEAADHVLVGWQGTRSTRDHVLGSTIDPVIGRATCDATLVKLGPDSGRAEGDIMVLAGEGPHAPVAAQRAAEFVSAAENASLTLFNVQPPATDGSDEDPVQRGEALIDELAQQAGIEYMTYDTHVDVADDVEQAILDAADEYDTICVGATRDNTISQAIFGSLPESVGEHAAGTVVMARGPEESPMSIGEALARRLEV, encoded by the coding sequence ATGAGTAGCGGCGAACAGGAACTCGCTCGCGATCTCGGCTTTCTCGAGGCGTACACGATCGGTCTCGGGACGATGATCGGTGCCGGGATCTTCGTCCTGCCGAGCATCGCGGCCGATCAAGCCGGACCAGCGAGCATGATATCGTTTTTCTTGGGCGGCACTATCTCGCTGATGGCTGCACTCTCGCTGTCCGAACTGGCCACCGGAATGCCGAAAGCGGGCGGGAGTTACTACTATGTCAATCGCGCGCTCGGGCCGTTCTTCGGCAGCATCATCGGCTGGGGAATGTGGGCCGGACTGACCTTCGCGTCGGCGTTCTACATGATCGGGTTCGGCCAGTACCTCCTGCCCGGACTCGGCCAGTACGTGGGCTTCCTTGCCGGTTGGGGTCAGGTCGGAATCACGGTCGCGGCACTGGTGATGGCGGCGTTTCTGACGGCCGTCAACTACTACGGCGTCAAGGAGACCGGGGCCCTGCAGAACGTGATCGTCCTCACCCTTGTCGGACTCATCTTCGCGTTCCTCGGACTCGGGATCCTTAGCGGACCGACCCTCGGCGAGTTCAATCCTGAGGGCTGGCCGGCGGTCGCGGCGACGATCGGCACGGTCTACGTCACGTTCATCGGATTCGAAGTCATCGCGACCAGTGCCGAAGAGATCAAGAATCCGAGTCGGAACCTTCCGCTGGCGATGATCGCGTCAGTCGTCACACCGACTCTGATGTATGTTGGCGTGATGTTCGTTTCGACAGGGACGCTGTCGATCGAGGTCCTCTCCTCGTCGCCGATTCCCGTCGCAGACGTGGCCGAGGTGTTCTTCGGCCCGCTCGGTGCGCTCCTCATGATCGTCGGTGCCGTTCTGGCGACAGTCTCGAGCGCAAACGCGTCGATCCTCTCAGCCGCGCGGGTCAACTTCGCCATGGGTCGCGACCGGATCTTGGTCAACTGGCTCAACGAGGTCCATGACCGATTCCGAACGCCATATCGCTCGATCACCGCGACGGGCATCATCACGCTCGCGTTGATCGCGATCGGCGTCGGCGTCGGGACGCTCGCGGAGGTGGCGAGTTTCATGTATCTCGTCACCTACGCGCTCGTTCACGTCGCCGTCGTCGTGCTGCGGCGAGCTGACCCCGACGACTACGATCCCTCGTTCCGGATTCCCGGTCTCGTCTACCCGATCGTGCCGATCGTCGGAGCGATCGCCTGTCTGGCGGTTCTATTCCAGATGTCAGTTGAGTGGGTGCCCGCGGAACTGGGCGTGGCCGGTGTTCGTCTCTCACTGCCGGTTACCCCGACGCCCGTCGGTGCTATCGGCACCGTTATCGTCCTCGGAGGGGTCCTCTGGTACCGCTTCTACGCCCGCGACCGAGCGCTCAGCGAGAGCCTGCTGGGCGAAGCGATCGCACCCGAGCCGACGCCAGTCGCGGACGGAAACGGCCAGTACCGGGTCGTCGTTCCCGTCGCGAACCCAGAGACGGAACGCGATCTCCTTCGCATGGCGGCTGCCAGTGCACACGCCCACGACGCGGATAACGCCGAAGTCATCGCGGTGAACGTCATCGAAGTCCCCCAACAGACCTCGCTGTCACAGGATCTCGCGTTCGAAGAGGAGCGCGTCGAACGACAGCAGCAACTCCTCGACGCCGCCCGAGATATTGCGGCCGGTCTCGACGTCGGCTTACGGACGCGAGCGATCGTCGGTCGAGACGCCGGGTCGGCGATTCTCGATGTCATCGAGGATGAGGCCGCCGATCACGTGCTCGTCGGCTGGCAGGGGACGCGAAGTACCCGCGATCACGTCCTCGGCTCAACGATCGATCCGGTCATCGGTCGTGCGACGTGTGACGCGACGCTCGTGAAACTCGGTCCGGACAGCGGCCGTGCCGAGGGGGACATAATGGTCCTTGCCGGCGAGGGGCCGCACGCGCCGGTTGCCGCGCAACGCGCTGCCGAGTTCGTCTCCGCTGCCGAGAATGCGTCGCTCACACTGTTCAATGTCCAACCGCCGGCTACCGACGGGAGTGACGAAGATCCCGTCCAGCGCGGTGAAGCGCTGATCGACGAGTTGGCACAACAGGCAGGAATCGAATACATGACGTACGACACACACGTCGACGTCGCCGACGATGTCGAACAGGCAATCCTCGACGCCGCAGATGAGTACGATACGATCTGTGTGGGTGCAACGCGGGACAACACAATCTCGCAGGCCATATTCGGCTCGCTCCCCGAGAGCGTCGGTGAGCATGCGGCGGGAACGGTCGTCATGGCTCGTGGGCCGGAGGAATCGCCGATGTCGATTGGAGAAGCGCTCGCGCGTCGGCTGGAGGTGTGA
- a CDS encoding Lrp/AsnC family transcriptional regulator, which yields MTRVIDDVDEQILYYLTREARHTSAPDIAEKVDVSPPTVRNRIRRLEEDGIINGYHAHINYERADGRLTNLFICSTSATDRQELAQRVLDVPGVINVREIMTGKGDLQVKVIGTDTDDLTRIAQDITALGIEIDDEGLVHREYFRPYAQFGPREKEPISPVTGVAGLSGDADVIEVIVKDGAPIAGKTLQQANEECLIPSSVLVVRIDRDHQAITPTGETIIEVNDFVTVHSRSGITDDTLAVFTGG from the coding sequence ATGACCCGGGTGATCGATGACGTTGACGAGCAGATCCTGTATTATCTCACGCGAGAGGCTCGACATACGTCAGCACCGGACATCGCCGAGAAGGTGGACGTCTCTCCGCCGACGGTCCGGAATCGAATTCGCCGACTCGAAGAAGATGGTATTATCAACGGTTATCACGCGCACATTAATTACGAACGGGCGGACGGTCGACTGACGAATCTCTTTATTTGTAGCACGTCGGCGACCGACCGACAGGAGCTGGCCCAGCGGGTACTTGACGTTCCAGGCGTCATCAACGTCAGGGAGATTATGACGGGGAAGGGTGATCTCCAAGTCAAAGTTATCGGGACGGACACCGATGACCTCACGCGCATCGCGCAAGATATCACCGCCCTCGGAATCGAAATCGACGATGAAGGACTCGTTCACCGAGAATACTTCCGCCCGTACGCGCAGTTCGGCCCGCGAGAAAAAGAGCCAATCTCGCCAGTAACCGGTGTCGCGGGCCTTTCCGGGGACGCAGATGTCATCGAAGTCATCGTCAAAGACGGGGCGCCGATTGCGGGCAAGACGCTCCAACAAGCGAATGAAGAGTGTCTCATCCCATCGAGCGTTCTAGTCGTAAGGATCGACCGGGACCATCAGGCCATCACTCCGACGGGGGAGACGATAATCGAAGTAAACGACTTCGTGACGGTCCACTCGCGGTCAGGAATCACTGATGATACCTTGGCGGTTTTCACCGGTGGATAG
- a CDS encoding MFS transporter, which translates to MTAGTELEQGIREHLGQFTLHILLVFATGLTIGSERAVVPVLGRDVLGVESLFVVGSFVVSFGFVKALLNLYAGKWGEEYGRKPVLVLGWATALPLPLILILAPSWGWITVGNVLLGINQALTWSMAINAKIDLAGPDQRGLAVGIDEAFGYTGVAVGAWVTGVIAGQTSLRPEPFYFLGAVVVLAFLVSIFLIRETVQYAQAEADDDHHDADLPFNEVLKRATYGDRTLFAAAQAGHIENYVDTLFWIAVPLYLTSRGLGIAAVGIVVGVHSAMYFLQIVTGGLADRIGRRPPVIWGMFIAGAGVLGMVFVDGYLPWTVLAAVSGVGMALLYPNLMTVPGDAAHPTWRSAGMGVYRMWRDSGYGVGAILIGLSMEFVHAEAAFYMTAILMFVSGAVVYVWMEETHPDFGTHKPPAPATEPATRAVSEK; encoded by the coding sequence ATGACTGCGGGAACTGAACTCGAACAGGGAATCCGCGAGCACCTGGGGCAATTTACACTGCATATCCTGTTGGTGTTCGCGACCGGGTTGACGATCGGGTCCGAGCGCGCCGTCGTGCCCGTGCTCGGTCGCGACGTGCTCGGCGTCGAATCGCTGTTTGTCGTGGGGTCGTTCGTCGTTTCGTTCGGCTTCGTCAAGGCGCTGCTCAACCTCTATGCCGGCAAGTGGGGCGAGGAGTACGGCCGAAAGCCGGTCCTCGTCCTCGGATGGGCAACCGCGTTACCCCTTCCGCTCATCCTCATTCTCGCCCCGAGCTGGGGCTGGATCACGGTCGGGAACGTCTTGCTGGGTATCAATCAGGCGTTGACCTGGAGTATGGCGATCAACGCGAAGATCGATCTCGCGGGCCCCGACCAACGCGGACTCGCAGTCGGCATCGACGAGGCGTTTGGCTACACCGGCGTCGCAGTCGGCGCGTGGGTTACGGGCGTCATCGCTGGACAGACGAGTCTCCGGCCGGAACCGTTTTACTTCCTCGGAGCGGTCGTCGTGCTGGCGTTTCTCGTTTCGATCTTCCTGATCAGGGAGACCGTCCAGTATGCACAGGCCGAAGCTGACGACGATCACCACGACGCGGATCTCCCGTTCAACGAGGTACTGAAGCGGGCGACCTACGGCGACCGGACGCTGTTCGCTGCCGCGCAGGCAGGCCACATCGAGAACTACGTGGATACGCTGTTCTGGATCGCGGTGCCGCTGTATCTCACAAGTCGGGGACTCGGCATCGCCGCAGTCGGTATCGTCGTCGGCGTCCACAGCGCGATGTATTTCCTGCAAATTGTGACGGGAGGACTTGCAGACCGTATTGGCCGCCGTCCGCCGGTGATCTGGGGGATGTTCATCGCGGGAGCCGGCGTCCTCGGAATGGTATTCGTCGACGGGTATCTCCCGTGGACTGTGCTGGCCGCTGTCTCCGGAGTCGGCATGGCGCTACTGTATCCGAACTTGATGACCGTACCAGGCGATGCCGCTCACCCGACGTGGCGGTCGGCAGGAATGGGCGTTTATCGGATGTGGCGGGATTCCGGCTACGGAGTCGGCGCAATCCTGATCGGGCTCTCGATGGAGTTCGTACACGCCGAGGCCGCGTTCTACATGACCGCAATTCTGATGTTCGTCTCGGGGGCGGTCGTGTACGTCTGGATGGAAGAGACGCATCCCGACTTCGGGACCCACAAGCCACCTGCCCCTGCGACAGAACCGGCCACTCGAGCGGTGTCCGAGAAGTGA